TATTTAACAGATATTTGAATGCTAAGGCTAACATGCCAATAAAAATAAATGGGAATTAAAGAAATAATATTAAAATCATACAGACTCTTTAAAAAAACGTTTAAGAAAATTAAATCAATTGAGTATTTATTCTATTTAGGTAATAACTACTCTTGTCCTGTATGCGTTATCAAATTAAAAAAATTTAAAACTTATGGGGGTAGTTATTCAATTAAGGGGCAAAATATAGATCACACAACTCCTAATTATTCATGCCCAAAATGCGGAAGTGGAATACGTCATCGATTAATCATGGCATTTTTAAAGCAAAATCATGATAAATTGCTTTCAGGAAGAAGAAAAATTTTACATTTCGCACCAGAAAAATATATTACCAATTTTTTTAATCACTATAGCAATATTGAATATATTCAAGCTGATATTGATCCTACCAAATTTAAAAATGCAATTAAACAGGATATTACAAACATTACTTTGCCTTTAAATAGTATAGATGGGATAATATGTATACATGTATTAGAACACATTTATGAAGATTTAATAGCTATTCAACAATTAAATAAAGTTTTAAAGCCGGGAGGATGGTTGCTGTTGGTATTACCCATTTACGGGGATGTTACCTTTGAAATTCCAAATTTAACTGCTAAAGAACGTGAGGTACAATACGGAATTGATGAGCATATGCGATTGAACGGTTTAGACATTACCCGAAAATTAGAAGATGAAGGATTCGAAGTAACCGTAATTTCAACAGAAAATATTGTTGGTGATTATTTTGATAAAAAAATAAAAACACCACATTCTGAAAGCGATA
This region of Sphingobacteriaceae bacterium genomic DNA includes:
- a CDS encoding methyltransferase domain-containing protein translates to MGIKEIILKSYRLFKKTFKKIKSIEYLFYLGNNYSCPVCVIKLKKFKTYGGSYSIKGQNIDHTTPNYSCPKCGSGIRHRLIMAFLKQNHDKLLSGRRKILHFAPEKYITNFFNHYSNIEYIQADIDPTKFKNAIKQDITNITLPLNSIDGIICIHVLEHIYEDLIAIQQLNKVLKPGGWLLLVLPIYGDVTFEIPNLTAKEREVQYGIDEHMRLNGLDITRKLEDEGFEVTVISTENIVGDYFDKKIKTPHSESDKYLFYCTKVK